The Microbulbifer hydrolyticus genome has a segment encoding these proteins:
- the lpxL gene encoding LpxL/LpxP family Kdo(2)-lipid IV(A) lauroyl/palmitoleoyl acyltransferase, which yields MEKPHFRVALLHPRYWLTWSLFGLWFLVAQLPYRWQISLGRGVGKLMLRFAKSRRIIAERNLALCFPELSARKREQLLRRNFASNGIALMETGMAWFRSSRWLRKRFTIEGLEYLQEPHSRGQGVVMMAMHFTTLEIGAAFMSMSHPVDGMYRPHKNPVYDYMQRKGRERHGEDSNVFQRKDVRGMLRALQKGRAVWYAPDQDYGIKQGVFAPLFGIPTATVTGTSRFARVGRAQVVAYTVTRLEEKGIYQVKVFPPIKEIPSGDELKDAVLVNQFVEARMRENPSQYMWVHRRFKTRPEGEDSFYPAQKRRRKKRKK from the coding sequence ATGGAAAAACCGCATTTTCGCGTCGCCCTGTTACACCCGCGTTACTGGCTGACCTGGTCTTTGTTCGGGCTCTGGTTTCTGGTGGCACAACTGCCTTACCGGTGGCAGATTTCTCTCGGCCGCGGCGTCGGCAAACTGATGCTGCGCTTCGCCAAAAGCCGTCGGATCATTGCCGAACGCAATCTCGCCCTGTGCTTTCCCGAGCTTTCCGCGCGCAAGCGAGAGCAGCTGCTGCGTCGCAACTTTGCCTCCAACGGTATTGCACTGATGGAGACCGGCATGGCCTGGTTCCGTTCCAGTCGCTGGCTGCGCAAGCGCTTTACCATCGAAGGGCTGGAGTATCTGCAGGAGCCGCACAGCCGCGGTCAGGGTGTGGTGATGATGGCGATGCATTTCACCACGCTGGAAATCGGCGCGGCGTTCATGTCCATGAGTCACCCGGTGGATGGCATGTACCGGCCCCACAAGAACCCGGTGTACGACTACATGCAACGCAAGGGCCGCGAGCGGCACGGGGAAGATTCCAATGTATTCCAGCGCAAGGATGTGCGCGGCATGCTGCGGGCCCTGCAGAAGGGGCGCGCAGTGTGGTATGCACCGGACCAGGATTACGGCATCAAACAGGGCGTATTCGCTCCCCTGTTCGGTATCCCCACTGCCACGGTGACTGGTACTTCACGCTTCGCCCGAGTGGGGCGCGCGCAGGTGGTGGCCTATACGGTGACCCGCCTGGAGGAAAAGGGCATCTACCAGGTGAAAGTGTTTCCGCCGATCAAGGAAATTCCGTCAGGAGACGAACTGAAGGACGCGGTACTGGTCAATCAGTTTGTCGAGGCGCGTATGCGCGAGAATCCGTCCCAGTACATGTGGGTACACCGCCGGTTCAAGACGCGGCCCGAGGGGGAGGACAGTTTTTATCCGGCACAGAAGAGAAGACGCAAAAAGCGCAAAAAATGA
- a CDS encoding NADP(H)-dependent aldo-keto reductase: METRKLGKTDIKVSKICLGTMTFGEQNTEAEAFEQLDYATAHGVNFIDCAEMYPVPPKPETYGRTEEIVGNWLQKKGRRDELVLATKVTGRSAANSGVGHIRGGPRLSREQILQACDASLARLKTEYIDLYQVHWPERQSNFFGKLGYQHSDDDGIDISETLSALQELVDAGKVRHIGLSNETPWGMHRYLRLAAHGNKPRVASIQNPYSLLNRTFEVGLAEMAIREQCGLLAYSPLAFGTLSGKYLGGARPAAARLTLFERFQRYTGERAVSATEQYLSLARDFGLDPAQMALAFVSQQPFVTANIIGATTMEQLKSNIGSSALLLSPEQLEAIESVHQQNPSPAP; this comes from the coding sequence AAGCTTTCGAACAGCTCGACTACGCGACAGCCCACGGTGTGAACTTTATCGACTGCGCGGAGATGTACCCGGTACCGCCGAAACCCGAAACCTACGGACGTACCGAGGAGATAGTCGGTAACTGGCTGCAAAAAAAAGGCAGGCGAGACGAACTGGTGCTGGCCACCAAAGTAACCGGACGCAGTGCGGCCAACTCCGGTGTCGGGCATATCCGCGGCGGCCCCCGCCTGAGTCGTGAACAAATCCTGCAAGCCTGCGATGCTTCCCTCGCGCGGCTGAAAACCGAATATATCGATCTTTACCAGGTACACTGGCCCGAGCGTCAGTCCAACTTCTTTGGCAAGCTGGGTTACCAGCATAGCGATGACGATGGGATTGATATCAGCGAGACCCTGTCGGCATTGCAGGAGCTGGTGGACGCGGGCAAGGTGCGGCATATCGGGCTGTCCAATGAAACGCCCTGGGGAATGCACCGCTACCTGCGCCTTGCCGCCCACGGTAACAAGCCGCGTGTCGCCTCTATCCAGAATCCGTACAGCCTGCTGAATCGCACTTTCGAAGTGGGGCTGGCGGAAATGGCGATTCGCGAGCAGTGTGGCCTGTTGGCGTATTCGCCCCTCGCGTTCGGTACGCTGAGCGGCAAGTACCTCGGTGGCGCCAGGCCGGCGGCTGCGCGGCTGACCCTGTTTGAACGCTTTCAGCGATATACCGGCGAGCGCGCCGTATCTGCCACCGAACAGTACTTAAGCCTGGCGCGGGATTTCGGGCTGGACCCGGCGCAGATGGCGCTGGCATTCGTTTCCCAGCAGCCGTTTGTCACCGCCAATATCATCGGTGCCACCACCATGGAGCAGCTCAAGAGCAATATCGGCAGCAGTGCGCTGCTGCTGAGTCCAGAGCAGCTGGAGGCCATTGAGTCCGTTCACCAGCAGAACCCCAGCCCGGCACCCTGA
- a CDS encoding DUF2789 domain-containing protein has protein sequence METGQHTLNDLFAQLGLGSDDPAIEDFLSRHHLAGEEKLSRAQFWSDSQRKFLRDAIAEDSDWCEVVDELDALLRH, from the coding sequence ATGGAAACCGGTCAGCACACGCTCAATGATCTCTTCGCCCAGCTGGGGTTAGGCTCCGACGACCCGGCGATCGAGGACTTTCTCAGCCGGCACCACCTTGCCGGGGAGGAGAAACTGTCCCGGGCGCAGTTCTGGAGCGACAGTCAGCGCAAGTTTTTGCGCGATGCGATTGCCGAAGACTCGGACTGGTGTGAGGTTGTCGACGAGCTGGATGCACTGCTGAGGCACTAG